DNA sequence from the Littorina saxatilis isolate snail1 linkage group LG9, US_GU_Lsax_2.0, whole genome shotgun sequence genome:
ACTGTAGTTCTCCAGGTTTCGGCTCCATACAGCAAGACTGACTTCACCGTGGTGTTGAAAATCCTGAGCTTGGTGTTGATGCTCAGGTCTGCTGATGCCCATACGTTCTTCAGGTGAAGGAAAGCTGAAGAGCAGCTTTCCTTCAGCGAGGGGTGGGTGGGAAGTGAAACCTCCTTGACATACCTCAAGCCACCCTACATTTCACAGATAAGACAAGAACTGAAGATCCCTGGAATAACCAGGCCTAGAGTGTACGGTACTTGTTGTCTTCTCCATCAACAAACTTAATACGATAAGGAGATAAGAATCCAATCGTTCGAGTCAATCGTAGATTTATCGGCTTAATATTGTTTTCCTATACGTCCGGTCTATACGCCACTCTCACTGGAACCCTTACACTCAAGATTGTCCCAACGTAGGCTGCGATTCATATTTTGAGTTCATTTGttgtgtttattttattcttatgTGTGAAAGGATTGTTTTGTGACAAATCGAACTGTTTGTCCTTTTTCAGGTTCTGAAATGATTATTTGACTTCAATTTATCAACGGATTTCATACAGGATTGTTTAGAGTCAATGTTTTCGTCCTAGTTTAGTTAGGTCCCTAAATTATTATTTGACTTATAAATTTGTCTGCGAATTTCAGCAAAAAttatttgaatcaacattttgtccGTTATTATTTCGGTCCTGAAAGCATTATTTTAATACAAATGTTCGGCGTATTTCTTTTCAGATGTGAAAGGCCTGTAAGCCACGATGCCGAAATCCTACATTCGCTACGCGGCTTCCACGCCCAGAAGGTTTGACGTTCCGCGTCTAGAACTGGAAGTGACGGACAAGCGTCCCTATGACGTCGTGTACAAACCAAAATACTATGACACCTCCTATAGACCACGTGACCGCGTGAGGCGCACCCCCACACCACCTCACTACCGCGTTCCCCCTAAACATCCTCCgtaccaacaccaccaccactaccaccacaaaCCCCGgtactcccctccccctcccagcCAGCCCTACAGAGCCCCGCATCACGGACTGACTCGCAGATCCCCTAACGTCATTTACGACCCTCGGCCCAATGACGTCATCCACAAACCTCCGCAGAACGACGGAGTGCGGCAGTACATGGTGTCGGAGAGGCGGACGCGTTCGGTGTGTCGCTGCTgcaaccaccaccgccaccgccATCGCCACCATCACCATCCTCATCGACAACCTCACAGAGATCCAAAAGGGCAGTACACGCACCGAGCGGCGACTTACGGGATGGACAGGGGCTATTTTAGTAACGAGGACGAGGACGACAGCGAGTGCTGCAGCTGCTGCAATGACGCGGCGCGCGCGCGTCTGTACACGCACGACAGCAACGACCCCTACTCCTGCATGTGCTTCCCCAGCAAGAGCAGCAAGACCATCCCCGCCATGATGTACGACGGGGTGAGGTGTCCCCACCCTGATCACCAGTTCCCCCCGGTAAGTGTGAAGGAAACAGGGCTGAGGACATGTAGGTTTAATAACAATATTCTGCCAATATGTCAAACGAGTTGAGGTGTCCCCAACCTGGGCACCTGTTTCAACCGGTAACAGTGTCGTGTGTTTTCTTTATTCCCCACATGGTATGCAAATTATtgaaaacaacataaagggCTATCTGCTGCAAAACTGCGTCACTATGACGTATGTAATTATGTTATGATCGTGACAAATGGGTACTTTAACGTCGCACGTAGAAACGCCATATATGTCAACAGAATAACACTGTTTACACAAGACTCCCTTATAATTTGCTAAATGCTTGATCATACAACATGTGTGATAGAGTCTATCTGAATATCTTGCTTTACACTCTGCGCTCCCAGGCCAAGCAAGACGTGTTCGCCTACCCGTGGACCGTGCACACCAACCGACCCCAGAGGATTCTGGAGTACGGGTACAAGCAGGGCCAGGTCAGACCCCCCTCCGCCGTCACCGCCCCGCCCTTCGCCCTCTACAACAAGAAGGAACCCCGTCCTCAGGTCAAGGAACCCCCACCCCACACGGCCCCCGTCAAGAAAACATCAGCCCCTCTCCTCTCCTCCGACCCCAGCGACCGACGGCTGAGGAGGGCTGAGCGACAACGCCTCGCACCCTTGCCAGAGGATGAAGCGGATGAAATCTCGCCCTTCGACAGCGTCAGCCAAGTCTCGCCGCTGCGCACGCATCGGTCGCCATCTTTGCGCCTGCGGACAGTGGACCAGCAGACGAGACGGCGGGTGGACACGGAACTGAGGATGGCGTCGAGGAACCGCGCGCTGAGCACGCCCCCCAGACCCAGACCATTGCTGGACAATGAAGGCTTCCCCCAGACACCCACCAGGATATTCAAGGGAGAGTACATCGACCCTAGTGAGTTGCTCCCCTTTgtactttttttgtttgaaaCTTGTTTTGATTTTAATTTACAAAACCATAAAAGCAAGACACTTACAATAACAAATTCCGAGATGAACAAATCAGAGTTAAGAAAATCGAAAGGATAGATAATAAGGCAGGAATTCAATTGAAATTAAAAAAGACTTTAGATGTTCAGTTCATCGTAAAAGAACAGTCCTTGAGTTTATTCTTGCATGCGCAGTTTACGACATTGCTATCCGTGTAATCGCATTTCATCTTTCACTTTCAATTGCAGcatgatgacaaagaataatGAGCAAACATAACAATCGTGTTACAAATTCTCTGTGACATTTTGCTCATCAGACGCTTATCCTCGTAGAATTCAGTTCAATATTAAATGTTGTAGTCACTCTCATACAGTCCCCCCAGTCAGTTGCAAAGAACGTAACAAATGTCATTCCTCAGTTTTCGTAAACGTTGTTTCGCGAACAAAATGAATCCTTTTCATTTCAAAGAACGCTCTCAAAGATCTGACACAGATTTTTTTGTCAATACCTTTTTAGTGTATGGACATCAGGTATCTAACGTCAGGAATACTCATGCTTGCCAAATCCCTTCAGCTTTTCAAATAATCACCCCGCTGTGTTCGAGTACTTACAAGACGCTAAAAAGCTTTTTGATCAAAGTGAAAAGATTTGACACCAGTCCAAGTATCAAAACAGATACAAGCCTTTGGCCCGAATAAAAAGCCAGACACCTATTCCTTTCCTGATAAGAGAGCGATTTGACGTTTCTTTATCGATGAAAGGGTTTTTTCTATGTTGCATACAAGTATCTTCCTTTTATGTTGAGAATGCCTAGTAGTGTACTTTGAATCCTAGATCGATAAAAGTAATGGCTCTGTGTGCCAAGGCACCCAATTATACCGTGTATTACAGCCTTCACATGTTCATGTTATCTTATCTTTCGCATGCCCATAATGGGAAAACCAATTTGgtgtgaaagaaaaaaatgttaacCAAAAGCTTGATAAATATTCCTAAAATATTTAATCTTAATTTGTGACGACAATCTGATATTttacattatttgtttgtttttcttccctCACGGTTCTTGTCGGTCTAGCTTTATTTGTTGTGTgagcgcgtgcgcgcgtgtatgaatgtgtgtacatgtgatCCATCAATGTTGtaattttatgtgtttttgtgttgttgtttcgtcgtcgtcgttattattgttgttattgttgttatacCTGGCAATATATTAGAAGTTACTGTTTTTGCTTGTAACAATATTTATCTTAAATAACTTTTAGTTCTTTTTACAATTTCAGAGAGTGGGGAGGTTCACGAATACGATATCAAGTACGGGAAACAAGCTCTTGGTGGATCGAGAAACCTGAAAACAACGTGACCACACTGCTCATCTAGTGAGTGAATAATCAGACCTTTAACTGCTGTTCCTTGTGCAACAACTACTATACTCTACGACTTCTTCCCTGAAGACGTTATGCGGCTAACTTGTTCCGTGTGCAACAACGACTTTATATTCTACGACGTCTTCATTGAAGACGGAATGTGACTCACTGGTTCCGTGTGCAACAACAATCATATTCTTCATTGTCTTCCCTGAAGACGATATGCGGCTGACAGACAAAGAAGACACACAaggatatataattatatactacACTAGTACCTGGGATGTTCCTGAATCTTTTTTCTGTCGGAAAATTTGCTGTACGACCGTCAGCAATTGTCGGAAGTTTTCCACAATCCTGagtgcccccctcccccactgtgAACACATGTGGTGGTTCTGATCAAATGTGTGATCAAGAGTTTGGCGGTTTCAAACAAGGTCCGACGGCACACGACACCCCTTGCACGACGTAGCACTGAATGTGCGTATGACTTGGCATCCTCACATGCTACACACGAAACCGATGCTGTATGAAATCAAACGAAGATAGGATAATAAGCTTATGATATGAATCAAAGGACAACCCAGACCATTTTCGTGGTGAGGTGCGATGGGTTACCATACGGTGATTTTTGACTATAAAAGCAAATGCTGTGATATGAATCAAAGACACACACGCCgttgaaagtgtttttacgTGATGTCAAACGTCGGAATCAACCTTCAGAGGATAAACTCAGCAATGGTTTGCATTTCGAGAGCTCAACTTGCAAAATCTGTattacaatttttttaaataaaaataaaaatacggTCTTCTCTTGATAGTGATCATGTACACAGCCCAGAACTGAACATGGGATAAAAGCATCCATGGATCAACCTGGACACATACTTGGACATAACAACCTGCCTGCTTCCTGAGAATATTAATTCTTTCTCTTCACTATTCTGAAATAATGTTGCGGGTTCATATAGGTGTCGCTTACAAAATTTATTCAGAAAAAAGTTCCACCCTGCATAAAAAGCATTCAAACTGTTCcaatttggtatgtgtccaagtggcagGTAGCTTTTATTTAACATTAGCCATGACAATTACACTTGCGGTGGGCACTGTGTGACATGCTTGCTAACACGAGACGGATGGTACTTTCAAAGGAAAAGATAAAGCAAACACTGTGATACATTTTTGAATTTTTCCCCAAATATCTTTTAAGCTGtgatgtcatttttattttttattttttataacaTCTTTGTAGTAGTTGAATACCGTGCTGTGATAGGGAAAATACATTTGTAATCCAGGTATCAAGGTGTTtgttgtatgggtgtgtgtgtgagaggggtgggcttggggtggggtggggtccTTGAGCCAAACAGACTCATTATTATCCAACTGGCGCAACTGTCTCATGTGAGAGTGCGAAAGAATGTTTGAGCCGAGCGAATTTTATTCTGAACGATATTTAAGGGGAGTAACTCGACTCAGTACTCAAGACCTTGGATGCAATCGATCCACAGTGTTAATTACCTCCCTGCTCACAGAATACCGCTTCAAAAAGTTAAGCAGCGTtcatgtttctcaaactgaagtATTTCTAATAGGTGACACGAAGGAAATTTCAACATGTGTTAAGAAGTTTTGTGCCGATTCTTTCTTGTACCAACATATATGATTCACACATATGATTATGTCTCACACATATGATTATGCTGGTTAGAGCGATTTTGTGCGACAATTTACGTAATAGATAACAGAACTTCCCGCTAAGAGATTCTGCACCTAAAGTTTCGTTTATTCTGTCTTTCCTTTCTTAgttgtaaaatgtcatattatAAAGACCAGTACAAACTAAGCCATCACTAGGTGTTATTTTTCTATGTGCACAACTAGCATTAATGTATGTTGTATCATTGACAAGGGACATGCTAACTCATAAATCGCATCCGTAACATCCGTATCGTCAGTGCGAGCATGTACTCGAGTGTGACTGACTGTGCACGAAAGAGTGCGTGCTGTTACGTTTTATTTGTACACGCATActcacttgtttttgtttttattttaaaactGAAATTTCCAATTACTGCAAAGCGTGTTTGTGCTATTCCAGTGTTGTTTTAACAATATAAGAATTATGACTCGTAATAAAGTTCATTAATGTCCATGCACGTGACCAGCATTGTGaaatgattttttgttttgtgtggtgaAAGGATACACACTTTGGAAAGTTACCTGCTCAGTTTACAACTCTTATTCACGACGTGTAAGCGGATTATGAGTCCGCACGTGACTACTTTTGCTCACTGTCCtatagcagggccggacccaggggggggggttccaggggttccggaaccccacccctggaaaaagcatgtaccttgctttgacttttactagttttagcaccaaaacaatgctgctcttaaccctcaaaacaaggcccagaatgcaccagattgcacagattttaaccgtttttcaaaatttttccggggaagcatgcccccggatccccctagttcaaagcaggcgcgcgcttgtggcttcgccacttcgctgatttgccccccccaaaaaaggaggaacccccccccttacaactcatttggtccggccctgtatagtgcgtccaccaccacccccaccttcTTCTTTAAATTACGTTCTGGCGTCGTGCATTGCCAATCAAAATGTGATTACGGAGTTTTCTTCATCAAGCAAGCATTGATACAGTGaagcaaacacaaaagcacatgaacacacaggaagacaggaagacagacagacacacagacaaacaaacacacacacacacataaacgaaGCCAAAACTGACATCACGCAAAGAGACAGGCTGGCAAACAGGAACAAAACCAGGCACAGTACACAAACAAatcggacagacaaacagacagtgtTACAAAAAAACCATACCTTGTACAGAGAGGTGGTAGATGTAGTTATTGCCGAGCCAGAACTCTCCCTCCAGGGATCCGAACCCTGTACGGTACTCCTCCCATGTACGGAAGAAATCCACGGAGCCATCTTGCCTCTTCTGAATCACCGTCCAACCTGACAAACCAACATGCACAGATTAATAAATTGTACGCCCGACGACGGAATGCAAGTGCCTAGACGGACAGTTATTTGAATAGCAGCAAGCATGTTTTCATTAGTGTCGTGGGgtgtgcgttgtgttgtgttgtgttgtgttgtgttgtattgtgttgtattaaTGTTATATTATGTTAATGTATGGTgaagtgtggtgtggtgtggttgtggtgtggtgtgtgtgtgtgtgagtgtctgtgtggtggtgtttgtttgactgtgtgtgtgtttttgtgcgtgcgtacgtacgtgcatgcatgcgtacgtacgtgcgtgagtgtctatctgtctgtgtgtgttctgtgccAGTTACGGTATGTATAACCATTGTTACAagcgaaaaaaacaaacaatttgaACCCATAAAATCTCGTCAAAACATTCACACGTTACCACTGCCAAATGTCAAGCATCGCTTCTCATTCGTATAGCTGTTATTGTTCAAATCCTTACCTGAGTTGTTGTAGATTTTGCAGAGAACCTTGAAAGGGTGCGCAACTCCGTCCGGCTTGATCATGATATAGTAGTCTCCCTGGAACTGCATCCCCCCTTGTTTGAACACTTCGTCACAATCTGTcgggggaaaaaagaaacaagacatTGGTTATGAAATTTCATTTGACGTGACTTTTAGATGCTGCACAATGATAAAGATAAAGAACTGTGCATGATTGATTAACAACGCTGTTGCTCTTCATCAGAAGAATGAGTCTTTGGCGAATATGACGATTTGCGTACACACGCCGCGtacgggcagacagacaagacagatatagacacgcagacacagacacgacCGCATATATACATGTTGTTGTTTATTACAAATTCACCAAATATAGCTGCAATAAAAACATgtccccgccccccctcccttccctcaTCCCATGGAGATACACATTCATGATTTGCCAGAACAACCACCATGCATGCAGACAAACTAGGTATGagcctactctctctctctctttcgttctctctctcagtctctctttctaaATACCCCTTGGCTCTCCTCGCccatatatctctctctttctttctctgtctctctctctctctcctctgtttctctctgtttctctctgtacgtctctctctctgtNNNNNNNNNNNNNNNNNNNNNNNNNNNNNNNNNNNNNNNNNNNNNNNNNNNNNNNNNNNNNNNNNNNNNNNNNNNNNNNNNNNNNNNNNNNNNNNNNNNNNNNNNNNNNNNNNNNNNNNNNNNNNNNNNNNNNNNNNNNNNNNNNNNNNNNNNNNNNNNNNNNNNNNNNNNNNNNNNNNNNNNNNNNNNNNNNNNNNNNNtctctctctctctctctctctctgtctctgtctctatccctctctctgcGCCAGTGTCAAGGTGACACACTTTGACCTTTGGTAATATGTCCCTGACCACTGTCTCTGGCCCATCGTAACTGGCCTAAACTTTGACCAGAACGGATGGATTGGCTTGGTGGGGGTGGGATAATGAAGGGAAATGCTCTGTGAGACACGCGTGTCTGATTGTCTCGATCAGGCTGACGCCACGCATCGCTCTATCGCCACTAGGTGGCGCCCCAGTAATTGCAGTCTTCCCCCTTAACTGCCTCAACACTCGTATTATCACCgcagttttttgttttgtttttaaggtACGCGTTTTCTCTTGTtacgtggttttttttagtGGCCTTTCTGAATatagcccgaagttgacttcgcgaagacttcgcaaagcCCTATTTACCGAAAATACAGCGCCAAaacttcgtgcagcgagcttcgtcatgtcgtcttcgcgaagtcgtcTTCGCTCAATCAATATCAGGCTTTAGATTGGAggggactgactgactgactgaataaCTTACCAACTAACTAAGCCCACTCTCCTCACGCCACGGTATCTCCTGCGAACAGGTAGGTGCCGCTTACTCAACATTATTCTTCCAAACTCTTTCCAAATCAGCTTCAGATGTACCcctcatctccccccccccccccccccaccccaccccctgctcTTCTTATTGGTATCCCTTCATCACCTACTTCTCCACTCTCAGAGGAAAAGGGGAAAAAACAGAAACGCGAAGGGATTAATACAGTTTGGAAATCTAATCCCTTCTGTTCCATATTCATCATTGCATGTTGCATACCACAAACATAATGTCTTCGGGACGTGGACAATGAGCGAAAACTGGGAGAACTTATCCACTCCGCTCTCAGTCCATCTTGCCGGCAAACAAGTCGTTTCACGTGCAAGAGTGTTGTGCATGCACTGAGGTCACGGCTTGGAGAAATGCTGTTCCGCCTACATCTCCTCCGCCTAcatctcctccccttcctcGTCCTCTTCCTCTTTGCGGTTTGACGAAAACAAACAGTGACAAAAACACACCACTAAAGAGAggctgaaagaaagaaagaaagaaagcaggaAAGAAGGAAAGCAAGGTGGaaaagtaaacagaaaatatCAACCATCTTGGTGTCATAACTGAGAAGCATCCCACTCCATTCAATCAATCTGTTTCCAACTATAGCTCACACTATTGACACAATAAACCGACAGTGAAGTGCATAGGCGCCTTTTTCAATATAGAAAGTGTGCTGTATCAAGTGATACGCCCATTTGTATTCATTATATCAGTATTGTGTCAATACAAACATCATTTGCCATCGGGTAAGATGGCATGCATATGTACCTTTCACCGTCAGTCATCGTTTACGAACGACAATTTTGTAAGCTTTTTGTTTTGtagaaaagaaaagatttttttACGCCCATTCAAAACGCGTTGCAATCGCTCACCATTGAAAAAGCCTCCTCTTGAAAGTACTTGCGCAATTAGGAAAACCGTTAAAAGACATGCTACAAAAAAATCCCCCAAAAAATGCTCGAATCCATCAAGAAGCATGCAAACgatgcgcacaaaaaaaaaatcacttgccGACAGACCTAGACAGGTTGCTTAACAGCTGAGAGTGCGCAAAACATGCATGGAAAAATCTCGTAACTCTGAAAAATCATGTTCCTGTCAGCAGCAAAACTGTGGTAAAGCTCTAGGCCCGGAAACGTGCGCAATCAATCTCAGTGCCCGGATGTCTGTTGAGCTAAAGACGGAGGCCGGGTTTGCGGTAATTAGTCAGTCTGGGCTGATGTAACCGAGACTGTGGTAATCAGTCAGTCAGGTAGTTACCAATGGCAACCCCGATGTGATTTGTCACCGGTGGATTTTCAGGGATATAAAGGGTCTGGAAGCGTcgggctctctgtctctgtctgtctgtccctttgtgggcgcctgtttgtgtgtgtgtgtgtgtgtgtgtgtgttttccttcATTCCTTTACAAGTTCTAGGAGTATTGgttggt
Encoded proteins:
- the LOC138975932 gene encoding uncharacterized protein, whose protein sequence is MPKSYIRYAASTPRRFDVPRLELEVTDKRPYDVVYKPKYYDTSYRPRDRVRRTPTPPHYRVPPKHPPYQHHHHYHHKPRYSPPPPSQPYRAPHHGLTRRSPNVIYDPRPNDVIHKPPQNDGVRQYMVSERRTRSVCRCCNHHRHRHRHHHHPHRQPHRDPKGQYTHRAATYGMDRGYFSNEDEDDSECCSCCNDAARARLYTHDSNDPYSCMCFPSKSSKTIPAMMYDGVRCPHPDHQFPPAKQDVFAYPWTVHTNRPQRILEYGYKQGQVRPPSAVTAPPFALYNKKEPRPQVKEPPPHTAPVKKTSAPLLSSDPSDRRLRRAERQRLAPLPEDEADEISPFDSVSQVSPLRTHRSPSLRLRTVDQQTRRRVDTELRMASRNRALSTPPRPRPLLDNEGFPQTPTRIFKGEYIDPKSGEVHEYDIKYGKQALGGSRNLKTT